The Raphanus sativus cultivar WK10039 chromosome 2, ASM80110v3, whole genome shotgun sequence genome includes a region encoding these proteins:
- the LOC130508049 gene encoding calmodulin-binding protein 60 D-like produces the protein MKSNLDDNNDEKQPERKRPALASVIVEAMKVDSLQKLCSSLEPILRRVVSEEVERALAKFITSRLWSKYIVPLQRK, from the exons ATGAAGAGTAACTTAGACGACAACAACGATGAAAAGCAGCCTGAGCGAAAGCGCCCTGCTCTTGCTAG TGTGATTGTTGAGGCGATGAAAGTTGACAGCTTGCAGAAGCTCTGCTCCTCTCTGGAACCTATCCTCCGCAGAGTt GTGAGTGAGGAAGTGGAACGTGCTTTGGCTAAGTTCATCACGTCTAGGCTATGGTCAAAATATATAGTGCCTCTTCAGAGAAAATAA
- the LOC108842186 gene encoding V-type proton ATPase subunit G3-like has translation MDSLRGQGGIQMLLTAEQEAGRIVSAARTAKLARMKQAKDEAEKEMEEYRSRLEEEYQTQISGTEQEAAAKRLEEETDGRIQNLKESSSCYKKKKGI, from the exons ATGGATTCTTTAAGAGGGCAAGGTGGGATTCAGATGCTTTTAACTGCTGAGCAAGAAGCCGGCCGGATCGTTTCAGCTGCTAGGACCG CAAAACTTGCAAGAATGAAGCAAGCAAAAGACGAGGCTGAGAAGGAGATGGAAGAGTATCGGTCCCGTCTAGAAGAAGAGTATCAGACACAAATTTCTGGG ACGGAACAAGAAGCAGCTGCAAAACGTTTAGAAGAAGAGACAGATGGCAGGATTCAGAACCTTAAGGAATCTAGTtcgtgttacaaaaaaaaaaaaggaatctaG